The proteins below come from a single Candidatus Woesearchaeota archaeon genomic window:
- a CDS encoding ATP-binding protein: MANIKFIGREKELNKLDEISKDNFFLIVKGRRRIGKTLLLRKSFPKAIYIFIWPDKSIEWILEQISNEYKLPQFKNFGSLLEYLFEQDKMIIIDEFQNFLNVDKSIYGEIQKVIDERKQKKSVFQLAVAGSSYSLMNKVFYDSASPLYGRKTHEIDLSNLDTCSLFKELDISLEEFIEFWSVFEGVPYYYELIDLKKTARDNIFNLILSRDSQLREEGKAILSVEFGKDSRTYNTVLVAI; the protein is encoded by the coding sequence ATGGCAAACATAAAGTTTATTGGAAGAGAGAAGGAATTGAATAAGCTTGATGAGATTTCTAAAGATAACTTTTTCTTGATAGTTAAAGGCAGAAGAAGAATAGGCAAAACCTTATTATTAAGAAAATCATTTCCAAAGGCAATTTATATATTTATCTGGCCAGATAAGTCTATTGAGTGGATATTGGAACAGATATCTAATGAATACAAACTGCCGCAATTTAAGAATTTTGGCTCTCTTCTTGAGTATTTATTTGAGCAAGATAAAATGATTATAATCGATGAGTTTCAGAATTTTCTAAATGTGGATAAGTCTATTTATGGAGAGATACAAAAAGTCATTGATGAAAGAAAACAAAAAAAGAGCGTGTTTCAATTAGCTGTTGCCGGCTCAAGTTATTCTTTGATGAATAAAGTTTTTTATGATTCTGCCTCCCCTTTATATGGCCGAAAAACACACGAAATAGACCTAAGTAATCTGGATACCTGCAGTTTATTCAAAGAATTGGATATTTCTTTAGAAGAATTTATTGAATTTTGGTCTGTTTTCGAAGGAGTTCCCTATTATTATGAATTAATTGATTTAAAAAAAACAGCAAGAGATAATATCTTTAATTTAATTCTTTCGAGAGACTCCCAATTAAGGGAAGAAGGCAAGGCAATTCTTTCTGTAGAGTTTGGGAAAGATTCGAGAACATACAATACTGTTCTGGTTGCGATA